Proteins encoded in a region of the Balneolales bacterium ANBcel1 genome:
- a CDS encoding thioredoxin domain-containing protein has protein sequence MMKTNRLINESSLYLRQHAHNPVDWYPWGDEVLERARREKRLIFLSIGYSSCHWCHVMERESFEDPETARLLNTHFINIKVDREERPDVDAVYMEALQMMTGRGGWPLNIWLTPEQVPIFAGTYFPPQDYHGRPSFTTVIRRLADAFRQYPEKVQQQAAEMRKALNSDIYDRLKPAALSGLQLDRAFQAHAQNYDPIHGGFSEAPKFPMAMSIGFLLRYGHKPGKPESAPDPAPTRTRSDTSASPPSPSDPATSEAHQMALHSLEKMICGGIYDQAGGGFHRYSTDGEWLVPHFEKMLYDNALLIPVMAEAAQLTGTPLFRDAVEETIGFLNREMRHQNGAYYTALDADTDGVEGKFYTFSFRELEELLEPDLFRLAADRFGLTPGGNWEGVNILHRAAGIGELAADRGSSTESIHRKLEKIKEAIRNYRNKRTRPGLDDKIITSWNALMLIALCHSSRSLGRSDDDAVRLGDFLTRHALSGDTLYRIIDNHGTAKQPGFLDDYALLTDGFTRLFEITGDPARLELAVQLTERMLDLFFDRDKNAFRYSARGQAPLVSETRDVFDNAMPGGNSAAIAALYRAGHLAGRPEWIRTAVTAMEPLSEIAAEHATAFGYLLQTMHRHIHPGNEIVIVCPPESTPETDPVAKKMAAIWREYYDPSSYLVTIAGNTSFKGTAFEALYGDKQARNGQTTAYICRDFECRAPVHSPEMFREKIVSSR, from the coding sequence ATGATGAAGACCAACCGGCTAATTAACGAGTCCTCCCTCTATCTGCGTCAGCACGCCCACAATCCGGTAGACTGGTACCCCTGGGGGGATGAGGTTCTGGAACGCGCCCGCCGCGAGAAACGCTTGATTTTCCTGAGTATCGGCTATTCCAGCTGTCACTGGTGTCATGTGATGGAACGGGAATCGTTTGAAGACCCGGAGACCGCGCGCCTGCTCAACACCCACTTCATCAATATCAAAGTGGACCGCGAGGAGCGACCCGATGTGGACGCGGTCTATATGGAGGCGCTGCAGATGATGACCGGACGCGGTGGATGGCCCCTGAACATCTGGCTGACTCCCGAACAGGTTCCCATCTTCGCCGGCACCTACTTCCCGCCACAAGATTATCATGGACGGCCCTCGTTCACTACCGTCATCCGGCGCCTGGCCGATGCCTTTCGCCAGTACCCGGAGAAAGTGCAACAGCAAGCGGCCGAAATGCGAAAGGCTCTGAACAGTGATATCTACGACCGGCTGAAACCCGCTGCCCTGTCCGGGTTGCAGCTTGATCGTGCCTTTCAGGCTCATGCCCAGAACTATGACCCGATTCACGGAGGCTTTTCGGAGGCGCCGAAGTTCCCGATGGCCATGAGCATCGGTTTCCTGCTGCGCTACGGCCACAAGCCCGGCAAACCGGAATCCGCCCCCGATCCGGCGCCGACCCGTACCCGTTCAGACACCTCCGCCTCTCCTCCGTCTCCTTCAGATCCGGCGACATCGGAAGCCCACCAAATGGCGTTGCACAGCCTCGAGAAAATGATATGCGGCGGCATTTACGACCAGGCAGGCGGCGGTTTTCACCGGTACAGCACCGACGGGGAATGGCTTGTTCCCCACTTCGAAAAGATGCTCTATGATAACGCGCTGCTGATTCCGGTGATGGCCGAGGCGGCGCAGCTTACCGGCACGCCGCTTTTCCGGGACGCCGTCGAGGAAACCATCGGTTTTCTGAACAGGGAAATGCGTCACCAGAACGGCGCCTATTACACCGCGCTCGACGCCGATACCGATGGTGTCGAAGGCAAATTCTACACCTTTTCCTTCCGGGAGCTGGAGGAGCTTCTGGAACCCGATTTGTTCCGGCTTGCCGCCGACCGGTTCGGGCTCACACCCGGCGGAAATTGGGAGGGAGTCAATATCCTCCACCGGGCTGCCGGAATCGGGGAGCTTGCCGCCGACCGCGGCAGCAGCACCGAATCCATCCACCGGAAACTGGAAAAAATAAAAGAGGCCATACGGAACTATCGCAACAAACGGACCCGCCCCGGCCTGGACGACAAGATCATCACATCCTGGAATGCGCTCATGCTCATCGCGCTGTGCCACTCCAGCCGCTCTCTCGGCCGCAGTGATGATGACGCGGTTCGCCTCGGTGACTTTCTGACCCGGCACGCCCTCTCCGGCGACACCCTCTACCGCATCATCGATAATCATGGCACAGCCAAACAACCGGGTTTTCTGGATGACTATGCCCTGCTGACGGACGGATTCACACGCCTGTTCGAAATCACGGGCGACCCCGCCCGGCTCGAGCTTGCCGTACAACTGACCGAACGGATGCTGGACCTTTTCTTCGACCGGGATAAAAATGCTTTCCGCTACTCCGCCCGCGGCCAGGCCCCGCTCGTATCCGAAACCCGTGACGTTTTCGACAACGCCATGCCGGGCGGCAACTCTGCAGCCATAGCCGCGCTGTACCGGGCCGGGCACCTTGCCGGCCGCCCCGAATGGATTCGAACCGCGGTTACTGCCATGGAGCCGCTTTCAGAAATCGCCGCCGAACACGCGACCGCTTTCGGATATCTGCTTCAGACGATGCATCGGCACATCCATCCCGGCAACGAAATCGTAATCGTATGTCCGCCAGAATCCACCCCCGAAACCGATCCCGTGGCAAAAAAAATGGCCGCCATCTGGCGAGAATACTACGACCCGTCTTCGTATCTTGTGACAATCGCCGGAAACACCTCCTTCAAGGGCACCGCGTTCGAGGCGTTGTACGGTGACAAGCAAGCCCGCAACGGACAAACAACCGCCTACATCTGCCGTGATTTTGAATGTCGTGCTCCGGTGCATTCTCCAGAGATGTTTCGGGAAAAAATCGTATCATCCCGGTAA
- a CDS encoding FKBP-type peptidyl-prolyl cis-trans isomerase, translating to MLNQNASSSLLFITLALALTVALASCDDNNITSISYHDIGPFDLSGAERIETEEGLVIYEHQEGDGAQIAEEVHQVLIRYTGRTTDGEIFDSSYRNEFDSPRSMNVRRNDLIRGFFQGLVGVHVDGERKYYSREGTQRTLIIPPELGYGDSPGHWLGSDTLIFDFEIIEISFQD from the coding sequence ATGTTGAATCAAAACGCCTCCTCTTCCCTGCTATTTATTACACTGGCCCTGGCACTGACTGTCGCACTTGCCTCGTGCGATGACAACAATATAACATCCATCAGTTACCACGATATTGGTCCCTTCGACCTCTCCGGTGCTGAACGCATCGAAACCGAAGAAGGGCTGGTCATCTACGAACACCAGGAAGGAGACGGAGCCCAGATCGCCGAAGAGGTCCACCAGGTCCTGATACGCTACACCGGCCGAACGACCGACGGGGAAATTTTCGACAGTTCCTACCGGAACGAGTTTGACAGTCCGCGTTCCATGAATGTCCGCAGAAACGATCTGATTCGAGGCTTTTTCCAGGGCCTGGTTGGGGTACATGTGGACGGTGAACGGAAGTATTATTCAAGGGAAGGCACACAACGGACGCTCATCATCCCCCCGGAACTGGGCTATGGAGACAGCCCGGGCCACTGGCTGGGCAGCGACACCCTGATTTTCGATTTCGAGATTATCGAAATTTCATTCCAGGACTAA
- the alr gene encoding alanine racemase, which produces MNTLYPFYQSCLELDRESLRANARQLQKNLAPGVRSMAVVKANAYGHGASLIAPVLADTYDAFAVANVAEGMELRDAGITRDILVFGVPVREAAGTFLSHDLIAVVSAPDHFRLLKSGTRYHMEIDTGMGRLGFSHRALEEVARMVEERADLHCEGVMTHFATADESGSSHMELQKERFREMRSFFYDRLPDSRQMIFHAANSAASLDHPDSHGDMVRHGIALYGYDPTPDPSPEFRPVMRWKSRVADCKIIRKGDTVSYGATWEAPADGRLAIIPSGYADGYRRNLSGLMPVEIDGKWYPQAGCVTMDYIMVWLGDDRYKPGTEVTLMGGERNHAALWADAIGTIPYEICCGIHPNIPRKLV; this is translated from the coding sequence ATGAACACCCTGTATCCGTTTTATCAATCCTGTCTGGAGCTGGACCGGGAGTCGTTGCGAGCCAACGCCCGGCAACTTCAGAAAAATCTGGCGCCGGGGGTACGGTCCATGGCCGTTGTCAAGGCCAATGCCTACGGGCACGGAGCCTCGTTGATTGCCCCCGTACTGGCGGACACGTATGATGCCTTCGCAGTGGCGAATGTTGCCGAAGGCATGGAGCTCAGGGATGCGGGTATCACCCGGGATATCCTGGTTTTCGGGGTGCCCGTCCGGGAGGCCGCCGGGACCTTCCTTTCACACGATCTGATTGCGGTAGTGAGCGCTCCCGACCATTTCCGTTTGTTGAAGTCAGGTACGCGCTATCATATGGAGATCGATACGGGTATGGGCCGGCTCGGTTTTTCGCATCGCGCCCTGGAGGAGGTCGCCCGGATGGTGGAAGAGCGGGCCGATCTGCATTGCGAAGGGGTGATGACCCACTTCGCTACTGCCGATGAATCCGGCTCCAGCCATATGGAACTCCAGAAAGAGCGGTTTCGGGAGATGCGCAGTTTTTTTTACGACCGTTTGCCGGATAGCCGGCAGATGATATTCCACGCAGCGAACTCCGCCGCTTCGCTCGATCACCCCGACAGCCATGGCGATATGGTGCGCCACGGCATCGCCCTGTACGGCTACGACCCGACGCCTGACCCATCACCGGAATTCCGCCCCGTGATGCGGTGGAAATCCCGGGTGGCCGACTGCAAGATCATCCGCAAAGGGGATACGGTGAGCTACGGCGCGACATGGGAAGCACCGGCGGACGGCCGGCTGGCAATCATTCCCTCCGGCTATGCCGACGGTTATCGCCGTAATTTGTCCGGGCTGATGCCGGTGGAAATCGACGGAAAGTGGTATCCGCAAGCAGGATGCGTAACCATGGACTATATCATGGTTTGGCTGGGAGATGACCGCTACAAGCCCGGTACGGAAGTGACGCTGATGGGAGGAGAGCGAAACCATGCCGCGCTGTGGGCAGATGCCATCGGTACCATCCCCTATGAAATATGTTGCGGGATTCATCCGAATATACCCCGAAAACTGGTCTGA
- the glyA gene encoding serine hydroxymethyltransferase, with protein sequence MKHLKDQDPEVFSLIEKETDRQNRGMELIASENFTSKAVMEAMGSSLTNKYAEGLPGKRYYGGCRYVDIVEDLARDRAKILYDAEWVNVQPHSGATANAAVYLTFMQPGETLLGLDLSHGGHLTHGSPVNFSGITYNASFYGVDKETGRLDMNAIRDTAKKVRPKMISIGASAYPRDFDYEAFRQIADEVNAFLWMDMAHTAGLIAAKLLKDPLPHSHVVSTTTHKTLRGPRGGMILLGRDGENTLGKIAPKSGRIKNWSELLDSAVFPGTQGGPLMHVIAGKAVAFGEALQKDFAGYQKQVISNSKAMATKFLEMGYDLVSGGTDNHLILVDLRNKGITGKTAEEALGRAELTVNKNMVPYDTESPFVTSGIRIGTPAMTTRGMGNEEFVRIAGMMDRVMTNPTDETVISKVKNEVHDMCEKFPLYDFVVA encoded by the coding sequence ATGAAGCATCTGAAAGACCAGGATCCCGAAGTATTCAGCCTCATTGAAAAAGAAACCGACCGGCAGAACCGGGGGATGGAACTCATCGCATCCGAAAACTTCACCAGCAAGGCGGTGATGGAAGCCATGGGCTCGTCGCTGACCAACAAGTACGCCGAGGGGCTGCCCGGCAAGCGCTACTACGGCGGATGCCGTTATGTGGATATTGTGGAAGACCTGGCGCGCGACCGTGCCAAAATCCTCTACGATGCCGAATGGGTCAATGTACAGCCCCACTCCGGGGCTACCGCCAACGCCGCTGTCTACCTCACCTTCATGCAGCCGGGAGAAACGCTGCTCGGCCTCGATCTCTCTCATGGCGGCCACCTCACGCATGGCTCTCCGGTCAATTTCTCCGGAATCACCTACAATGCCAGTTTTTACGGAGTCGACAAGGAGACGGGCCGGCTGGATATGAACGCCATCCGCGATACCGCCAAAAAGGTTCGCCCCAAGATGATCTCCATCGGCGCCTCGGCCTATCCGCGCGATTTCGATTACGAAGCTTTCCGCCAGATCGCCGATGAGGTAAATGCTTTTCTGTGGATGGATATGGCGCATACCGCCGGTCTTATTGCCGCCAAACTGCTTAAAGATCCGCTCCCCCATTCCCATGTGGTATCCACTACTACGCATAAAACCTTGCGGGGGCCCCGTGGTGGCATGATTCTGCTTGGCCGCGATGGCGAGAACACGCTTGGAAAAATCGCACCGAAATCGGGCCGTATCAAAAACTGGAGCGAACTGCTGGATTCGGCCGTTTTCCCCGGAACCCAGGGCGGGCCGCTCATGCATGTGATCGCCGGCAAGGCCGTCGCTTTCGGCGAAGCGCTGCAAAAGGATTTCGCAGGCTACCAGAAACAGGTGATCAGCAACAGCAAGGCGATGGCCACCAAATTCCTGGAAATGGGATACGACCTGGTCAGCGGCGGCACCGATAATCACCTCATACTTGTAGACCTCAGAAACAAGGGCATCACCGGAAAAACCGCCGAGGAAGCACTGGGACGGGCGGAGCTGACTGTCAACAAAAACATGGTGCCCTACGACACCGAGAGTCCGTTTGTGACTTCCGGCATCCGCATCGGCACTCCGGCCATGACCACCCGCGGCATGGGCAATGAGGAGTTTGTGCGCATCGCCGGGATGATGGACCGGGTTATGACCAACCCGACCGACGAAACCGTCATTTCAAAGGTCAAAAACGAGGTGCACGATATGTGCGAAAAATTCCCGCTCTACGACTTTGTAGTCGCCTGA
- the tatC gene encoding twin-arginine translocase subunit TatC encodes MATSEATDRSVMGEIPPAASSPGLPDEMSFLDHLEELRWRILKGLLGIGIGVIVAFFFSDFIMDKVLLGPAKADFFVYEWIGINASDLDLQNRRLPGQFFTYWGTLLVVGFIIGVPVLFYQLWAFIAPALDKREQKGTRLLVFYMTLLFIMGVGFGYLILTPFAVQFFSNFQISASVRNDIDINAYFSALTMWSLSCGIIFQLPMVSYVFSKIGLLTPEILRKHRKWAIIVCFILAAFLTPPDPVSQIMIAVPLLLLYQLGIYISKVVNRKRDREIWGPEGRPE; translated from the coding sequence ATGGCCACAAGCGAAGCCACCGACCGCAGCGTTATGGGGGAAATCCCGCCCGCAGCATCCTCACCGGGCCTGCCGGATGAAATGTCTTTTCTGGATCATCTCGAGGAGTTGCGCTGGCGCATACTGAAGGGCCTGCTGGGCATCGGTATCGGCGTGATCGTAGCATTCTTTTTTTCCGATTTCATCATGGACAAGGTGCTGCTGGGTCCGGCCAAAGCAGACTTTTTTGTCTACGAATGGATCGGAATCAATGCCTCTGACCTGGACCTGCAGAACCGTCGCCTTCCCGGACAGTTTTTCACCTACTGGGGAACACTGCTGGTGGTCGGGTTTATTATCGGGGTTCCCGTGCTCTTCTACCAGCTATGGGCTTTCATCGCACCGGCTCTGGACAAGCGGGAACAGAAAGGCACCCGCCTGCTCGTTTTTTACATGACTCTGCTTTTTATCATGGGTGTCGGCTTCGGATATCTGATTCTCACACCGTTCGCCGTGCAGTTCTTCAGCAACTTTCAGATATCCGCTTCGGTGCGCAACGACATCGATATCAACGCCTACTTTTCGGCCCTGACCATGTGGAGCCTCTCCTGCGGTATCATATTCCAGCTTCCCATGGTAAGCTATGTCTTTTCGAAAATCGGGCTGCTCACCCCCGAAATACTTAGAAAGCACCGCAAATGGGCCATCATCGTCTGTTTCATCCTCGCCGCTTTCCTCACACCGCCCGACCCGGTTTCACAGATCATGATCGCCGTGCCCCTGTTGCTGCTTTACCAGCTGGGCATCTACATCAGCAAGGTGGTTAACAGGAAACGTGACCGGGAAATATGGGGACCGGAAGGCAGGCCGGAATAA